A portion of the Calothrix sp. 336/3 genome contains these proteins:
- a CDS encoding S-layer family protein: MMGITIENNWKTNIFASILTTAFLTSGMISPVVAQVASDGTTKTIVNPNSNIFTIINGTAKGNNLFHSFSNFSVPTGREARFDLVNTPNITNIFSRVTGGNISNIDGLIKTINNNPNNAVSLFLMNPNGIIFGQNAKLDISGSFVGTTANSINFADGVEFSAVNATANPLLTMSVPVGLQLGANAGPIQVQGTDLRVTTGQTLAFVGSQINMTGAKLRASDGQVQLWALGNAQIQIDNQGGWKLTSPTANWGTITLQQASLVDASGMNGGAINIRGRGLTVQDGSNISSITFKGQGKGITVQTTDFVDLMGASLPGQAGPGIGTNVGSFFGPPATGRAGDVTVETGHLRLLNGAWLQSSSSGNNSRSGDVTVRASNVEVVGVNPFLNMPTSITTTLFSGKNNESGKITVEANLIRVRDGGIISTALVPINPAFSPTGKAGDISIKATESLEISGYTPYKLLSGVSTGIGPTKGDGGNISIDVGRLQIFNGGTIRSTLSGKGKAGNITIKAQEIEVSDPEIDYSSKLPGGITVSTGNNSVGTGGNITLTADKLRLFNGGQISSSTQGKVSAGNINLQVKNIDVQGISKPLSNGKILPSSITASSTTKFAAGSVNIIQSETVSVRDGAKITVSNIGTGDAGNLNITAHKLFLDYGASLEAEVNGGNQGNIYLQLRDALLLRHGSNIATSATDNSTGGNITINSPVIVGLENSNIIANAFKGKGGNINITTEGIIGLEFRDTLTPRTDLSNDITASSQFNLNGNVEINNVGVDPNSGLIELPANLSDSSQQITSGCDVNQGSSFVATGRGGIPQNPSQELRSDTYGGLYSLRPWSDTRDISTYRKAQPAQTKILPSPETLVQATSWRRNSQGKVELVAAKSSTPVPTLSCSAITK, from the coding sequence ATGATGGGAATTACGATAGAAAATAACTGGAAAACTAACATATTCGCATCTATATTAACAACAGCATTTCTCACATCAGGAATGATTTCACCTGTTGTTGCACAAGTAGCATCAGATGGGACAACAAAGACCATTGTCAACCCCAATAGTAATATTTTTACAATTATTAATGGTACTGCAAAGGGTAATAATTTATTTCATAGTTTCAGTAATTTCTCTGTACCTACGGGTAGGGAAGCCAGATTTGATTTAGTAAATACGCCTAATATTACAAATATTTTTAGTCGAGTAACTGGTGGAAATATTTCTAATATTGATGGATTAATTAAAACTATTAATAATAATCCCAATAATGCTGTCAGTTTATTTTTAATGAATCCTAATGGGATTATCTTTGGACAAAATGCCAAATTAGATATTAGCGGTTCATTTGTGGGTACCACGGCTAATAGCATTAATTTTGCCGATGGAGTCGAATTTAGTGCAGTTAATGCCACTGCTAACCCCTTGTTAACCATGAGCGTACCCGTGGGACTACAACTAGGAGCCAATGCTGGTCCTATCCAAGTACAAGGGACAGATTTACGAGTTACAACTGGGCAAACGCTAGCATTTGTCGGTAGTCAAATCAATATGACAGGAGCAAAGCTGAGGGCATCAGATGGACAGGTTCAGTTATGGGCTTTAGGAAATGCTCAAATCCAAATAGACAATCAAGGCGGATGGAAATTAACGAGTCCTACAGCTAACTGGGGCACAATCACATTACAACAAGCTTCATTAGTCGATGCGAGTGGAATGAATGGGGGTGCAATTAATATTCGGGGACGCGGTTTAACTGTGCAGGATGGGTCAAATATTAGTTCTATTACCTTTAAAGGTCAAGGTAAGGGTATTACCGTCCAAACCACAGACTTTGTTGATCTAATGGGTGCGTCTCTTCCAGGACAAGCTGGACCTGGTATCGGAACCAATGTTGGTAGCTTTTTTGGACCTCCAGCAACTGGACGAGCTGGAGATGTTACCGTTGAGACTGGACACTTACGCTTATTAAATGGAGCTTGGCTTCAATCCTCCTCTTCTGGGAACAATTCCAGATCGGGAGATGTCACCGTTCGAGCTTCAAATGTTGAGGTCGTGGGAGTGAACCCATTTCTCAATATGCCTACTTCTATCACCACCACACTCTTTAGCGGTAAGAACAATGAGAGTGGAAAGATTACTGTCGAGGCAAATCTGATAAGGGTACGAGATGGGGGAATTATCAGTACAGCTCTTGTCCCTATCAATCCTGCCTTTTCTCCCACAGGTAAAGCTGGAGATATCTCAATCAAAGCGACTGAAAGCTTGGAAATATCGGGATATACACCCTATAAATTGCTGTCTGGAGTGTCTACGGGAATTGGACCAACAAAAGGAGATGGGGGAAATATCTCAATAGATGTTGGACGTTTGCAGATATTTAATGGTGGGACTATCCGGAGTACTTTATCAGGAAAAGGGAAAGCTGGAAACATCACCATTAAGGCACAGGAGATAGAAGTCAGCGATCCAGAAATTGATTATTCGAGCAAGTTACCCGGTGGCATCACTGTTTCTACGGGTAACAATTCAGTTGGTACTGGTGGAAATATCACCTTAACAGCTGACAAACTACGCTTATTTAATGGAGGGCAAATATCCTCTTCTACTCAGGGTAAGGTTTCTGCGGGGAATATTAACTTGCAAGTCAAAAATATTGATGTGCAGGGAATATCTAAGCCACTAAGTAACGGTAAGATTTTACCTAGTAGCATTACAGCATCTTCAACAACGAAATTTGCTGCGGGGTCTGTAAACATCATCCAATCTGAGACCGTGAGTGTTCGAGATGGGGCAAAAATCACCGTTAGTAATATTGGTACTGGGGATGCAGGAAACCTGAATATTACCGCTCATAAGCTGTTTCTAGATTATGGAGCTAGCTTAGAAGCAGAGGTTAATGGTGGTAATCAGGGGAATATCTATCTTCAACTTCGTGACGCGCTGTTGCTGCGACATGGTAGTAATATTGCCACAAGTGCTACAGATAATTCCACAGGAGGAAACATCACAATTAATTCTCCTGTAATTGTCGGTTTAGAAAATAGCAATATTATTGCCAATGCATTCAAAGGTAAGGGCGGCAATATTAACATTACAACGGAAGGAATTATTGGTTTAGAATTTCGTGATACCCTCACCCCCAGAACTGACCTCAGCAATGATATTACCGCCAGTTCCCAATTCAATCTCAACGGTAATGTAGAAATTAATAATGTTGGCGTTGACCCCAATTCTGGCTTAATTGAACTACCAGCAAATCTCAGTGATTCATCCCAACAAATTACTAGTGGTTGTGATGTCAACCAAGGTAGTAGTTTTGTCGCTACAGGGAGAGGTGGAATACCGCAAAACCCCAGTCAGGAATTAAGGAGCGATACCTACGGTGGGCTATATAGCCTACGCCCCTGGTCTGATACCCGTGATATCTCCACATACCGCAAAGCCCAACCAGCACAAACCAAAATTCTCCCATCCCCAGAAACCCTTGTCCAAGCCACATCCTGGCGAAGAAATTCCCAAGGAAAAGTGGAATTAGTTGCAGCTAAATCTTCCACTCCAGTGCCAACATTAAGCTGTTCCGCGATAACCAAATAA
- a CDS encoding S-layer family protein: MRGITIENSWKTNIFPSILTTAFLTSVMILPVVAQVASDGTTKTIVNPNSNIFTIINGTAKGNNLFHSFSNFSVPTGSEARFDLVNTPNITNIFSRVTGGNISNIDGLIKTINNNPNNAVSLFLMNPNGIIFGQNAKLDISGSFIGTTANSIKFADGVEFSAVNATANPLLTMSVPIGLQMGQNSGKITVQGTGHLITNGFFAPADRSQNPIGLQIKAGNTLALIAKGVNFSSGVVTTNGGGHLEVGSISDGLVKLNFTSTGLVGDYSAVSQFNDINFAKQSLLDASGSGSSIQLQGRNIRFTEGSGALLHNFGIQQPAKGITVKATETVSLAGNTSDGKLSSFIQIDNLGITPTGDISLAAAQLSLKDGANIHNWTFTPINGGNITANITGAIAVDGFVPTNPIVSTSITSITLNSGKAGDIKVSAHDLRVLNSGSISTLSAGSGQAGILQFKIADLLEIAGNNPFTTLSSSVISSASNTGDSGSTFINTSRLVIRDSGILGSSTVASGAAGNVIVNASKSVEVRGRSGGSILPARIASSAEILDPVTQAVLKLPAIPTGKAGSLTINTPLLKVTDGGLVTVRNDGPNSAGDLQINANAIFLNNQGIINASTASGNGGDVKLNIQDYLLIRHNSLISATAAGKGNGGNVSINVPIAIGLENSDIIANAFEGKGGNINITTEGIIGLEFRDTLTPRTDLTNDITASSQFNINGNVEINNVGVDPNSGLIELPANLSDSSQQIASGCDVKQGSSFVATGRGGIPQNPNQELRSDTYGGLYSLRPWSDTRDIFTYRKAQPAQAKILPSPETLVQATSWRRNSQGKVELVAAKSSTPVPTLSCSGITK; this comes from the coding sequence ATGAGGGGAATTACGATAGAAAATAGCTGGAAAACTAACATATTCCCATCTATATTGACAACAGCATTTCTCACATCGGTAATGATTTTACCTGTTGTTGCACAAGTAGCATCAGATGGGACAACTAAGACCATTGTCAACCCCAATAGCAATATTTTTACAATTATTAATGGTACTGCAAAGGGTAATAATTTATTTCATAGTTTCAGCAATTTCTCTGTACCTACGGGCAGTGAAGCCAGATTTGATTTAGTAAATACGCCTAATATTACAAATATTTTTAGTCGAGTAACTGGTGGAAATATTTCTAATATTGATGGATTAATTAAAACTATTAATAATAATCCCAACAATGCTGTCAGTTTATTTTTAATGAATCCCAATGGGATTATATTTGGACAAAATGCCAAGTTAGATATTAGCGGCTCCTTTATAGGGACGACAGCCAATAGTATTAAGTTTGCGGATGGAGTCGAATTTAGTGCAGTTAATGCCACTGCTAACCCCTTGTTAACCATGAGCGTACCAATTGGCTTACAAATGGGACAAAATTCGGGCAAAATTACCGTACAAGGAACTGGACATCTGATTACTAACGGATTTTTTGCCCCTGCCGATCGCAGCCAAAATCCCATCGGATTACAAATTAAAGCAGGTAATACTTTGGCATTGATTGCTAAAGGTGTAAATTTCTCTAGTGGTGTTGTTACTACAAATGGAGGTGGACACCTAGAAGTAGGTAGCATTAGCGATGGCTTAGTCAAGCTCAACTTCACTTCCACTGGATTAGTTGGAGACTATTCCGCAGTCAGTCAATTCAACGACATTAATTTCGCAAAACAATCTTTGTTAGATGCCAGTGGTAGCGGTAGTTCAATTCAATTACAAGGACGGAATATTCGCTTCACAGAAGGTTCTGGTGCTTTGCTACACAACTTTGGGATACAACAACCCGCGAAGGGAATTACAGTCAAAGCCACTGAGACTGTTAGCCTCGCAGGGAATACATCCGATGGTAAATTAAGCAGTTTTATCCAAATCGACAACTTAGGTATCACACCAACTGGAGATATTAGCCTTGCAGCCGCGCAATTATCCCTCAAAGATGGAGCAAACATCCATAACTGGACATTTACACCCATAAATGGTGGCAATATTACAGCCAATATTACAGGCGCGATCGCAGTCGATGGATTTGTCCCCACCAATCCCATCGTTTCAACTTCCATCACCTCCATCACATTGAATTCTGGTAAAGCCGGTGATATTAAAGTCTCAGCTCATGACCTGAGAGTTCTCAATAGTGGCAGTATTAGTACTTTATCCGCAGGCTCCGGACAGGCTGGAATTTTACAATTCAAGATAGCAGATTTACTTGAAATTGCTGGCAATAACCCCTTTACCACATTATCAAGTTCAGTAATTTCATCGGCTAGTAACACAGGAGATTCTGGTAGCACTTTCATCAATACATCTAGATTAGTGATTCGAGACAGTGGCATACTAGGGTCTAGTACTGTGGCTTCAGGTGCAGCAGGTAACGTAATAGTCAATGCTTCCAAATCTGTAGAGGTTAGAGGCAGATCTGGTGGTTCAATTCTTCCTGCTCGCATTGCTTCAAGTGCCGAAATTCTCGATCCAGTTACTCAAGCCGTGCTTAAACTTCCTGCCATTCCTACTGGTAAAGCTGGTTCCCTCACCATTAACACCCCTTTGTTAAAAGTCACAGACGGAGGATTAGTCACTGTTAGAAATGATGGACCGAACAGTGCAGGAGATTTGCAGATTAATGCCAACGCAATTTTTCTCAACAACCAAGGTATTATTAACGCATCAACTGCTTCTGGGAATGGGGGAGATGTCAAATTAAATATACAAGATTATCTGCTGATACGTCACAATAGCCTTATTTCTGCCACCGCAGCAGGTAAGGGTAATGGTGGTAATGTGTCAATTAACGTACCAATCGCAATTGGATTAGAAAACAGCGATATTATTGCCAACGCTTTTGAAGGTAAGGGCGGCAATATTAACATTACAACGGAAGGAATTATTGGTCTAGAATTCCGTGATACTCTCACTCCCAGAACTGACCTCACTAATGATATTACCGCCAGTTCCCAATTTAATATCAACGGTAATGTAGAAATTAATAATGTTGGCGTTGACCCCAATTCTGGCTTAATTGAACTACCAGCAAATCTTAGTGATTCATCTCAACAAATAGCTAGTGGTTGTGATGTCAAGCAAGGTAGTAGTTTTGTTGCTACAGGGAGAGGTGGAATACCGCAAAACCCCAATCAAGAATTGAGGAGCGATACCTACGGTGGGCTATATAGCCTACGCCCCTGGTCTGATACCCGTGATATCTTCACATACCGCAAAGCCCAACCAGCACAAGCCAAAATTCTCCCATCCCCAGAAACCCTTGTCCAAGCCACATCCTGGCGAAGAAATTCCCAAGGGAAAGTGGAATTAGTTGCAGCTAAATCTTCCACTCCAGTGCCAACATTAAGCTGCTCTGGGATAACCAAATAA